The Elaeis guineensis isolate ETL-2024a chromosome 5, EG11, whole genome shotgun sequence DNA segment GTCGAATCAAAGAGTCCAGACTCCAGACTATATGGGAGTCCAATTAGAGAAAAACATGAAGTCCAATTTGTCTAGGAATTCTATCCAAGGGCTCTGATTTTAttggaaaaggagagagaatgttGTGGTAGTTAAACATGGGCAAAGTTAGTGGGATAATGAacatatttttaagataaatgcGAGGGATATTCTCAAGTGACAGAGAATCACAAAGGAATATTTCCAGATTCCAAAACTGTCTTTTTTATATATAGTATAGATAAAGAGATGAGAGAATGATCAAAAAAGGCGGGGCAAGAAATTGTGATAGAAGATATATAACTCTTGCCTAAACAAGGAAACAACCCTTGATAGAGGTGAGCTCCAAATTCATGTATTATAGGCCATCACATTCAAAGGTTGGCACAATATGCATACTGTAAGTTTCATGCTTGGAAAGATGATGGCATCATCAAGATATGGTCAAGGTTTGCATGGATACAGGAAGAAAGCACAATAATCTTGTATTACCTATTATTGTTTGCTTTGGTGGCAGGTAGATAAGTTTTGAACGCTCGATCCAAAATTCCAACACTTCATTGCATCATCTTAAGTCAAACTACCTATGTTGTTTCTGATGAATATAATCCACTTGCGTATTACATTGTTTAACAAATTCTAGCAAAACACAAACAGAGATATGGAACAACAACTAGCTAACCTAGTTCATTTGTTCTTTTTGAAAAGCAATTTTGGTAATAAATTCTTCATGTGAAATGTGTAATATGTTAAGAGGGAAGACAGATAATCCATCAACATAAATTTACTGTAGTAGCATACCAACCTGAAACACTATGACACAGGCTGATACAGACCAATACTCACTGCTACATGATACATACACATGCATCATGCCAGTAACCTTGCAGCATAGTATATATTGTGTGGCAAGGTGTGATATGtactatctaatttaaatatgtgTGGGTGAACACAAGCATGCAAGTTTTTCCTGTCAAACTTTTTGGCACAAGTTCCTGATCATTTTTGTTCAAAAATTCCAAGTTTGTACTCCCAGATTGCTGATATTGTAATAGTCCTCTTTTTCCCTTTTCTCATTTAAAGTAAAAGTAATGTGCAATATCATAAATGTCAAGTTCTAAAAACATCAAAGGAAATGCACAAGGACCACTGATCAATGCCTTCCTACAACATCACTAGTTATATAAAGCCTCAACTAAAGTTTACCGGGCATAAATTTATGCAAAAAGTGAAAAAATCTGTAGGTAATAGAGATAAATTTCGACAAACAACTGGAacttggcatacataattgacctGCTGATGCTTCATAACTATATGGAGGAAGATGACATAGCTACAGGTGATAAGTTTAAACAACAAACTGAAGCCTGCTTTAAACAACATAACTGAAGCTTGAAGTGCATACCTGTTTCTTTGACTGGTATCCGTTTCCTCCCTTTGCCAGACATGCATGAACAAATTATAAGCACACTTATGAAAACAATGATCACAACACCAACACATATTCCAATCACTATAATGAGACTTGAATGTTTCTCATCTCCAGTATCACCATTTGGCTTAGGCAAATGAAACATTGCAAGTGGTGAAGCACTAGGTGTCACAGTCAGTGCTGGAGCTGGAAAATACAAGTGATAGAGAAGCAACCATTTTAGTAAAAAGTTGGTTATTATTAGTAACACAAATAATATAACAAACACAAGTAACTACCAGGGAGTTGATCATAGAATTTGAAAAGGAAAAAACAGGCAGGGTGGATGGAGATAAGCAAAGAAAACATCTACCAAGGTAATAAAGACTCATTTCATATAGTCGATCCATGCCCGCTGTTATCTAATGACCATAGTTCTgcctctaatattttttttttctaagactGAATTTATTTTAATCCACTATAGGGGATTAAAAGCAGACAGAACCCAACATATCCTAAGTTGGATTTGTAATGTACTAAGCTAGTCTAGCTTCATTTAATCCTTTTGAACCTAACAAAACCACCTagcatataattttttcttcatgtagCTTGTTTTAGCCACTAAAGAGAGTAGATGTACACAAGAAAACCAATTTTTACCTCTTTTAAATTAGAAATAACATATAGATATGTGAAGAATGATGGGCTTGACCTTATGTTCTTGCATGtattcataagcatgcaagataaAATTGATTATACCAAGATTCGCCATCTTGGTACCAAACCCCGTACCATTACCATTTTATTACAGTATTGGTATGCAGTTTTATGTGGTATAAGACTGCATACTGAGTGTCAGTACGGTATAATACAGCATACCAATACCATCCGATATACTGGTATGGGGCGGTATGACAGACCATGGATTATAGGTTGATTTTTATAAGGTTAAATATTCAAAGAGAATTCTCAAATCTATGGGTTACCAAAATATATAGAAAAACATCAATTGGGTGTGCTATGAGTTCAAATCATTAAATATCCCTTTTGTGCATTCCAACAATCTACCTGCTTCCAGGCTTAAATTGTTTCTTAACTTGAGTTTTGACATTTGAATGGATTTCTTTTAGCAATAGTGTGATATGGTTGGGAAAATGTTCAAGGCAAGAAAAAACCTATGCTACAAAACCTAAGTTGATGTTTTTCTCTTATATTTCATAACAAGAACATGACAACGCAACCATCAGGATATCAtaagaaaaatgatgaaaagaCTACAACAACCTTTTTATAAGTTAACAATGGATTGATTCATTGTTAATATTGTATAAAATGTGTGGCATAAATACCTGCAGGATACATTTGTGTTTCTACAATAGATTATATTCCAGTAAAATCAATTTATATTAAGGCATATATTTTATAGTGGGGTTCATAGGGTTTATTATGTTCAAAATTTATACTTTCTGATGAATTTCTTGTTTATCACTAATTTTCTGCTCTCTGCTTATTCGTAATGCACTTGTTTTACCAAAAATATATCTGGTATGTGTAGTTGCATATTTTGTTAAGACTTAGAGAGAATGATGTACATGTAGCAAGAAAATGATGTCAAAAGTGCAGTTAATCATCAACCAGTTTCTGGAATAAGTTCATATCTCACTGCAAGTAGACAAACTCAAGTAACAACCATGATTTTGCCTCAAATGTCTCATATCATGATTTAAATATTTTCCAACACAATGATATGAAGCAAATGTAAAACAAGATTACCAGGAGAAGGAGCAAGTGGCCTGAACCAAGTTAAATTAAGAAGCTTGTAGTTTCCAACCAGTGCAGGGTTAATACGAACCCTATGCAAGGCAAGGGAAAAATTCATTGCATCAACTTGATACTTGGAGAAACTTATCCCAGTAAGTGGGGCTATATTCATTGTGATATTTAGCCCCGATGCACCAACAACATAGAAGTTAGCAATCTCAAATTGAGTAACTTGCAAACTGAGCTGAAATGCCAGTTCTTCAAGAAATTCATTGCTAAAATTTGAACTCAGAGAAACATTCAGGAGAAACAGCTCGACTTTCACTGGGTATACACAATGACAATCTTGGGTACCTCGTCTCTGCACCCTGTCCGGTCCACAACATCCTGCCCCAACAAAAAGACCATCACAAATGCTTAAACTTAAGGTAAACAAACTCAAAGCTAAAAGATCAGTATTTGAACAACATTAGTTGCGGATGAGAAGTAACCAGGATGATTAAATGAGATTCAATAGCTAAATATCCGACTTGTACCAAACCTTATCACCCACCCAATCAGCCAGCAGTGACCAGGAAACCTCCCCCATAAACCAATATGTATTTCAgggttaaattaatttttttaaaaaaatcaaacaataaGGAGTAGagctattaaatataaaatttcttTCAAATATAGCAATCTGCAGAAAAAAAGGTTATGACCTAATATAAAGCTTTACTGGAAGTCGATTCCCTAAATTTTATAACAAATTGGAAGAGGGATTGGAGATAAAAATATATGATGCAGTCTCGGTGaatccaaaaatctttttttcaGAAACATGAAAATAAGGATATATTAAATTCTTCTGTAATTCATGCATTTGCACTTAAAGTAAACATGTTGCACGTTTCATTTCCATGTTTGTTATACGTTTGCTATATTAATCACCTATAAGCAATCATTTCCACTGTGAAGATGCTAAAGTGACTTGTACTTAGATATAAGGTCATGCATATTAATCACCTATAAGGCTCACAACAGAGAGAAAAGTAGTACTACtgcaagatttttttaaatttttttttaaaaaaatcaggaGATCACTCATCTTATAGTCGTAAAGCTTTAACTGCCTCAACATAAATATCATCAATCTTAGTAACTGATGAAATACTACTCAGCAAGAATGGAAATCACTAGAGCTTTCAGAGTAGAATGTTAGACTAAATATCAACTCATTGTGATTTCAACTTACCAGAGTGAGAAGATGGAGGTTCTGCCAGACCAGAAGGAACTGAGCTAGAATTGGAATATCCAGGAGTAGAATCCCCAACAGATGAAGGTACAAGGGCCAATCCAAGTGCAGGATGCTCATTGTGCTGCACTGAAGGATCTGATAGACGTGATGAATTTGATGAGGGATGATCCTTAGTTGTTAGTGAGCCATGATCTGGAGGAGGAGCCGGGGGCAGCACTTGTGAGGGAGAAATTTGCAATGAAGAAAGCTTCCTGTATCTTTGATCAACCAGAGGAAGACTTGCTGGCAAAGAGAGTTCGAGCTTGGCCGGTGCAATCCTGGAATGGACTGGATTCCATGCACCTAAAGGAGAAGCAGCCGGAGCTATCACTGTTGCTTCTTTTTTATGACTGCTCAGTTTTGCCTCAGCAATGAGCTCCAAATACAATACAATCACCAAGTAATTGAACACTGAAATTCTTGACAGTCTTTTCAGTAACCCTGTGATTTCAAAATCAAGAACAATATGTATCACCAATCCGTACAATGAGAACAAAGGAAAAGCAAATATCTCAACAAGAAATCTGCTTCTTGATTATTGTTTGACATAGCATGGAATGAACCAGACAAAGGAaaaccaaatctctctctctctgttatcCTTCATAACTAGAAGCAGAGCTAAGTGTCACCTTTCTTTGGTCAAAACCAAAAGGAAACGAAAACTTCGATAGCCTACTTAAATCTATGCAACAATATTTCTTGAAGTTTTTAATAATTTTCTTTTCCCTGACCAACCAGGAGAGGTGGCAGTTGGGCTTGGAACCACTTGTGTTAAGTTCTGCCCTTAAGAGTGATATTAGATTTTTGAGTAAGCTATTGAGAATTTCCATATCCTGTCAGTTCAAACAGAGCTCAGAGAGACGGCATTGCAAGGCACATTCCCAAACAACAAGAACAAGCTCACGTAGGGGTTAAATCTCCACAAAGATTGCTTCTCTCTGATCTCTCTAAGCAAGAACAAAGCCCTAAGCGAGAAATACAAATTAAATCCCGAAACCCTAGCTCAAGAAAATGGATTAATTCATCAAGAACCACCAATGTTCACATTCACAGATTTGCAACACTCTAAAAAGGAACTTTTGATCAAGAAAACGGTcgagatcaaatcaaatctttcCACGAAAGAAGCTTGAACAGTACCTCTACACTGACAAATCCAGAACACACCCCCGAAACTCCTCATCCCCGATCCCGTCCGAGGACGAACGACACGGATCTACCGAGCCCGGACAGATCGATTCGTCGAAGggtgagagagggcatggggcgcGGTGGAGCTCGGGAAGAGGCTACGAGCGGGGGCGGGCGATGTCGGTGAGCGGGGAGGGGTCGAGAGGAGGCGAGATCACGCGAAGCAGAGCTCGAAGCAGTGGATTCGGCGACGCGGAACGCGATGATCTGAGAGGAAACGAAGATCTCCAGTCCATGGGAACGGATTTCGAAGCGGAAATGGTGAGGGTTTTGGAGCTTTTGGCCTCGAGCTCCGTCACTTTTTACGCCTGCGCTTTTCTTttagctttcttttttttttgtctttttttcttttttcttgatttgggtCGGCGAAACGGGCGGacgatgaggaaaaaaaaaaaaaaaactgttattGTGGGGTAGTTGATAAAGACACACCACTCTTTTGTAAAATGCACCTCcattatttctttctctttgtaccATATTGGACAGAAGAAAGAACAAACATCTGTACTGTATCCTATAGTGGAAAGAGGAAGGTAGTTTTTAATACCAAGCTTTCCTAATCTTTCTGAACAATTAATACCTTACCATATAGAGTGCAGTGTGATTCAGCAACATGCATGTTTGGTGTTGCCAGGGAAAAGTTATGTCAAAAATACCTTCACCAAATATATATTCTTTTAAATTAAGCAAGCTGAATACTTGGTGACCATGATACACAAAAATCAAATAGTCATGAAATTTACGGACATCTCACTTAGGGCATCTAATTATATCCAGATTTCCCAACTTTAAGAGCATTTTTGGATGTCAATATAAACTATTCAGTGAATTAAATCCTTCTGACATCAGTTCTGAGAGGAGCGCTGGAGATTAGGAAAGAggaaaattatcaattcaagtGCTCCTGATCATAATATTtttaaagaaatagaaattatagaGTTCTTTGAAAAAGTGATTTAAGGTGGTCCTATTTTTAAAGAACGTACTTAGTCCAATAACAGAAAATTTAGTTTCCCTCAATGCTTGAAGGTTTATATTTGGTTAATCTTAAAGACAGCATCAACCACAATATCTAATGGAATAGGCTGTGATACAGCTTTTTTTCTCACCATGACAAAGTAAGTCAACATGAGTTTGGTTATGTTGTTCTAGAAAGTAGAGTATGAATCAAGTAATAAGCTTTTAAATATTATGTGATCatcattataaaaatattttacgcgTAGTCACTGCAAGCCATCTGTTTAAACCCTTAAATTTTAGGAATTTTTGTCAAAGAATAGTTAGTCGAATAGAGTAATATTACTTACTTTtagatctttcaaaatttgaatcatAGATAGCATTCATCAAGGTGGCGACCAACAATGATGACACCCAAGTGTCGTGTCCTTTAATTCTTCTTATCATAATCCGGGTATTTAAATATATAGTACAAATTATggcatttttttaatttactctcATCTTAGACGTTGGAAAGATAGAGTGCCCTCCCTTTTCTCgtacaatatattaatatattatgtgGCCCACGCAATAAAAGCCAAGCGTGGCCTTCGTTTTCATTTGCCATCAGTGCATTAGTGATGCCTAGCTTGTGGCACACGAGGTGACCGGTGATGTCACTAGAATGGTTGGGACTTGCGAGAGGAGCCAGTGTAGGCACATCAGATCGTTTCTTTGGATATTTGAAAAGTATACAagataaattattatttagtaactAGCAATTatccatgaaaaaaataaataaatccatCCACAGCTGACCGTATTACAAGGACGCCTTAAATCTCCCGCTGCCATGGATAGAGAGGGATTCAGCTACTGTGATCAACGGGCTTAATAATTCTATCGCTGGACACCATTCTTCCCATCCGTTACTTGGGACCTACAAATATAGAAGAGAAGATTGGGCGCCACTCAGgcattccatattttttttatttttgataagttGAAGAATTTATACACAATGTGtttgaatataatttaaaaaatcagaaagaaagatttttcaaaaggatatcCTTTCAAAATGATGTGATATAAAACTTGTGATCTAATCGGTAGTGGAGTTCATATCTAATATCCACGAAGACGCACTATTAGCTCCAGATATCTTGAACCAACGGATTGAAGGTAATAGCCCCCATCTTCAAATCTAACTCATTATCATAATCAAATCATCCTCCACCACCAACTGATCAGTTTTGAGCATCAGAAACATGAAGAAGATGCCCTCCCAAGCTGCTCGAAACTCTGCACCGATAATGAAACTTTCAAATAAACTAATCCCTCCCAAATGAACTTAGAATCTAGGTCTCTGATCAAAAAATCTACATCATCTCTATCACTAATCGCACTATTATCAAAattaactttgagaaagatcGGAGATGATGGCTCTCAAATAATATAAATCTTATGGGACGCTGTAAGAACGAAGAGGGGATCCCAGACATCCCACGTATTCAAAGAAGACAATCAGGCTGCAAAGTAGCGGTTAGCTTGAAAGGCAACTTAACGGAATTTCATGTTCAGATTGGGAGACCACTTATCccgataattaaatcaaattttctaatacGATATCTAAGGCTTGCATATATGGGACACTAGGCTCCAGAAAACCTCGTCTGGGGCCTCTTTGTacgataattaaatcaaattttctaatacGATATCTAAGGCGTTGCATATATGGGACACTAGGCTCCAGAAAATTAAACCTCGTCTGGGGCCTCTTTGTACGTGTGTTTCTGAGTGGTGTTCCAGAAAACCTCGTCTGGGGCCTCTTTGTACGTGCGTTTCTGAGTGGTGTTCTGGTTGTCCCATATATATATTGTTACTTCAACAAGTTTTTCTCTGTATTCACTGACTCTTcatttagtaaaaaaaaaaaaataatactctCTATGCCAATGGATTAGATCCAGATTTCACCACGTCAGTGCCTCGTGATTTATATTTGCATGGGAATTATAGGAGATGCAACTCATAGGAATGAAAGTGTGATTTTTTTTTCACCATGATAATGCGAGAACTTATGAGCTAAACCACAACCTTCTAACAATTGGATACAAACTTAAATAAGCCTCACATGTCAATGAGAAGATAAAGAGTACTGGATTGTCATAAATTGATGTCTTGAAAACTTCTCTTGATCCcatcattaaaataaaaaagagaagaaaagaacatGGAATAGCCACCACAACCAATTGGACCGTGACCTCTCATTAATAATTGCATCAATTAATGTGCTACTTTTAAGTAGGGATGTTCCCTGTGTGCAACTAGGCCAATTATCGAccaagttattttatttttggcaCATGCTATTCGAGCCTTCATCGACATAACTATCAAATGAAGCAAGCTGGCTCCGGTGCACAAATAGGACTACTTTATTGCCATGAAAGGGCAATTTTGATATACCAAGTTATGGTGTTGGAGTATGGAACATGAGGCACTTTCTGAGCGTTCTATGGAACAACTGAATAAGTTGTGAAAAATCTCATTGAAATAATGTTGCAAGCACTGATCTCAATGTCAAATATCATGCTCCTACAATATATAGAACGGAACGTTAGCTATGAAATGAATTTAAATTGCATTGTTTTATTGGTAATAGGCATATGATATGAGCATGAAATGCACAAAAAGTTATGGACAACTTCGAAAAATTAGACTGTCAGCATGGAACTCATGATGGATGAGCAAGATATCACAAGGCAGTGCTTGCAAAGAGATTGAAGCAATGATGGAAGATAAGCATATGCCATGAGAATAAGTTGCTTGATAGCTTGGGAATACTAGGCCTCAAATAAGAGGGTGCAGATTTATAAAAACTGAAAATATAGACACAGAAAGAGGAAAGATGGGCTTCTCAAatgaaaataataagaaaagaaaaagtgagGTTAGGGTGTGGTTTAAGGATCAAGGAAGAGGATTTAATTTGTTTGCATTGTAATTTCTTtgggaaaagaaaaaaggagatatGTTGGGGGATGCTTGCCATATCCATCCGCATGCTTTGAGCCCAGGTAATTCTCACCTATATCTTTAGGACATAAATGTTAGTTCCTACTAATTCAATTGGCATCACTATCTATGAGGTACAGCTCTAGTATCAGAAGGCTTTCTTGCATCACTGATATGTTGCATAGCACAAGAAGGCCCCTGATAAGTTGCACTTATCCAATCTCATGCCAAGCGCTATGCCATCCTtgtggggggaaaaaaaaaaacattttggATATGAGAGTTTGACTTACTTTATTGCctttgataatttttagatcccaAATGGGACGATCGATACATCATAGGTCTTCCCCACCAACCAAGGGTATGCTGGGAACTCCAATTTTACACCCATATGATAATTTGTTTCACAGCTCCAATTTGAATatgactttaaaaataaaaataataataataataataataataaataataataataataataataataataataataataataataataataataataataataataatcaatccCTTATCTTATAAGTAtcggatttgaattttttttttcttaagtacACAATTGGTTAAATTATCCATCATTTACGAAAGCCATCTTCTTGTTATATGTTAGTAATATGCTGTTGGAGGACGCTTGTTGGCAACATACGTTATAGTCTACAAAATCTCTTTTGCCCCACATCTGATTGGTGAAAACTCCACTATAATGGACTCAATCTCTTGGCAATTAGTATCTAAAAGCTGCGATATAAATCGGTAGGGATGGCAAAAGTTGagccaacccaaaaactcaaCTAAATCCTACTCCATTTGAGTGGGTTTGGCCAAGGGCACTTTTGTTGGAATTTGATATATCTTAGATTTTCTAACTCAAAATATTAAATGAGTCAAATATGGATCAAAGCTTTAACCTGACTCTGATCATGAAGATAACGTTCCATTTAGACCAAGATAATTAGATTCAGTTAAGTCATGATTTTGGATAAGATTTTCAGTATGATTGGTCTTTCTCTCAATACcagttatttaaattattttggaaATTAACCGGTAAGAAGCATAACTATTGGATTTGATGGACTAAGTTAGATATATTAAATATCTAGTCTTGTAAAATAAATTAAGTTACATTCAAATGGATTGCTGAATTGACTCATGGATGGGTAAGGATTGAGAGATTTTGACCTGATATTGGCCACATCAGGGTCAAAGTTTTATATCCTTCTGACTTTACTGGACCCAATCCTGCCCAAGCATTACCACCAAGTATAATtcatacataaaaaatattaaaccaGAATCTCTTTCatttatattttgttttatgtttCTCGAGAGTCGATGTTaccactgatttttttttttttttggttgcagATGTTACCACTGATTAAATGAAATAAATCTGTAGGTCATTTCGCAGTTACATGTGATCAATCCTGACCGTTGATTGGTCACCATCAATCACATCTGACAAGACCACATGTAGTTTCTGGTGTCTTGTTGCTTATAAACAGTCCCATGCAGCAAATCTATTTATAGAAAAACCAAAGGCAT contains these protein-coding regions:
- the LOC105045022 gene encoding receptor-like serine/threonine-protein kinase ALE2 isoform X3; amino-acid sequence: MRSFGGVFWICQCRGLLKRLSRISVFNYLVIVLYLELIAEAKLSSHKKEATVIAPAASPLGAWNPVHSRIAPAKLELSLPASLPLVDQRYRKLSSLQISPSQVLPPAPPPDHGSLTTKDHPSSNSSRLSDPSVQHNEHPALGLALVPSSVGDSTPGYSNSSSVPSGLAEPPSSHSGCCGPDRVQRRGTQDCHCVYPVKVELFLLNVSLSSNFSNEFLEELAFQLSLQVTQFEIANFYVVGASGLNITMNIAPLTGISFSKYQVDAMNFSLALHRVRINPALVGNYKLLNLTWFRPLAPSPAPALTVTPSASPLAMFHLPKPNGDTGDEKHSSLIIVIGICVGVVIIVFISVLIICSCMSGKGRKRIPVKETVHHNCAARPRTTDAVSLEGSLPHPTSTRFLTYEELKEATNNFEPSSMLGEGGFGRVFKGVLSDGTAVAIKKLSSGGHQGDKEFLVEVEMLSRLHHRNLVKLVGYYSSRDSSQHLLCYELVPNGSLESWLHGPLGANCPLDWDTRMKIALDAARGLAYLHEDSQPCVIHRDFKASNILLENNFHAKVSDFGLAKQAPEGRTNYLSTRVMGTFGYVAPEYAMTGHLLVKSDVYSYGVVLLELLTGRRPVDMSQPSGQENLVTWNCTLGHWFKACTGIK